The following proteins are co-located in the Leptodactylus fuscus isolate aLepFus1 chromosome 8, aLepFus1.hap2, whole genome shotgun sequence genome:
- the CDR2 gene encoding cerebellar degeneration-related protein 2 has protein sequence MLTDSNVEEFEIKEDEPWYDHQDLQQDLQLAAELGKTLLDRNTELEESLQQMYATNQEQIQEIEYLTKQVELLRRMNEQHAKVYEQLDVTARELEDANGKLVLESRSSQQKIVNLTDTIESLQIHIDDLQKQVEELKNSGRGRLGRERSEQSRSSHSFSCLKELYDLRKYFVYDHVFAEKITSMNAQPGPLEEENQHLKKTLAVLEAQLSLERKKRATLEEEYNQVLRENSDLELLLKERDSCHARAEELEAEVAEMRQICRSDSVFSSSVEKLVPESIFISFRDGGDKDFECDPVLPVTEIEKKPLKRSSSEMVLPSATAAADAIRNGHEETCIRRTEAVKQRGISLLNEVDSQYSALKAKYEELLQRCQMEDDIFSHKAVQTSKLSNMSSPDTSPPNSHPPGSPVSQPEYKVLFQEIFSCINKTKEEINEHRTKYKLLSHPPSS, from the exons ATCTGCAGCTCGCCGCCGAGCTCGGAAAGACGCTACTCGACCGCAACACTGAGCTTGAGGAGTCTCTGCAGCAGATGTACGCCACCAACCAGGAACAGATCCAGGAAATCGAG TACCTGACGAAGCAGGTGGAGCTCCTGCGGCGGATGAACGAGCAGCACGCCAAGGTGTACGAGCAGCTGGATGTCACCGCCAGAGAGTTAGAAGACGCCAACGGGAAGCTGGTGCTGGAGAGCCGATCATCGCAGCAGAAGATTGTCAA CCTGACAGATACTATTGAGAGTCTTCAGATTCACATCGATGACCTTCAGAAACAGGTGGAAGAGCTGAAGAATTCGGGGCGGGGGCGTCTTGGCCGTGAGCGGTCGGAGCAGTCCAGGTCCTCGCACAGCTTCTCCTGCCTCAAGGAACTCTATGACTTACGCAA GTACTTTGTCTATGACCACGTCTTTGCCGAGAAGATCACCTCAATGAACGCCCAGCCCGGGCCCCTGGAGGAGGAAAATCAACATCTCAAGAAAACCTTGGCAGTTCTGGAGGCGCAACTCAGCCTGGAGCGTAAGAAGAGGGCGACCTTAGAGGAGGAATACAATCAGGTCCTGAGAGAAAACTCCGACCTGGAACTTCTTCTTAAGGAGCGAGATTCCTGCCATGCCCGGGCCGAGGAGCTGGAGGCTGAGGTGGCCGAGATGCGGCAGATCTGTCGCTCCGACAGCGTCTTCTCCAGCAGTGTTGAGAAGCTGGTCCCGGAGTCCATCTTCATCTCCTTCAGAGACGGTGGAGACAAGGACTTTGAGTGTGATCCCGTCTTACCCGTCACGGAAATAGAAAAGAAGCCCTTAAAAAGAAGCAGCAGCGAGATGGTCCTGCCCAGCGCCACCGCCGCCGCAGACGCCATTCGCAACGGCCATGAGGAGACTTGTATCCGGAGGACTGAGGCGGTGAAGCAAAGGGGGATCTCTCTGCTGAATGAGGTGGACTCGCAGTACAGCGCGCTCAAGGCCAAGTACGAGGAGCTTCTTCAGCGCTGCCAGATGGAGGACGACATCTTCAGCCACAAGGCTGTCCAGACCTCGAAGCTGTCCAACATGTCCTCTCCAGACACCTCTCCACCAAACTCGCACCCCCCGGGCTCCCCCGTGTCCCAGCCGGAGTACAAGGTCCTTTTTCAGGAAATCTTCAGTTGTATCAACAAAACCAAAGAAGAGATCAATGAGCATCGAACAAAATACAAACTTCTGTCCCACCCCCCGAGTAGCTAG